GGATATATTAAAAAGTTGACAATTAAAACTTTTGAAACAAATAAAATTGAAAACTATGTTTTGAAAGAAAAAGATTCATTAATTTTTCTTTCAAAAGTTAATTCTCTAAATAAATTATTAATTTTTACTAATACTGGGAAATATATCTTTTTACCTTTGCATAAAATAGAGGAAAATAAATGAAAAGATTTTGGCTCTCATATTAATGATTATGTCCTTTTAAAATCAAATGAAAAAATAATAAAAGTTTTTGCAGTAGAAAATTTTGAAAATAAAAACTTTTTAGTTTTAATAACTGCAAAAGGGATTGGAAAAAAAGTTGCTCTAAAAGATTTTGAAGTTTCTAGATTTAACAAAACAATTCAAGCTATTAAATTTAAAAATAGTTTAGATTATTTAGTGGATGTTAAAATGAGCGACAATTTTAAAGATGTTGTAATTATTAGTTCAGAGATGAAAGTTGTAAAATATAGTGAATTAGAGATTCCGACATATAATACTAATTCATCAGGTGTAAGTTTAATTAATCTTCCAAAAAATGAAAAAGTTCAAGCATTTTGTTTAACAGAAGAAAATGAAAATATATTTTTTTATACATTAGATGGTTATTTCAAAAAAGTTTCTTCTAAATTAATACCTTATACAAGTAAAAAAGTGCAAGGCAAACAAATATTTAATTTGAAACAAAAACAAAATACAGAACTTATTAATATGATTTCTAGTTCTGAAAAAGATTTAGAATTTTATGTTTTTTATGAACAAAATAAAATAGCAGCACTAAACACAAGCAATCTAACTACAACCTCTTTAAATAATAATTTTAGTTATAAAATGCCAAATACTAATATACATTATGTTTCAAGTTTTGCTGATAATTTAATTACATCTCTAATAAATAAAAATAATTTAAATGATGATAAATTATTTGAATTCACAGAAAAAGAAAAAAAAGAAAAAGAACAAAAAAGAATTTTAAGTGCTGAAGAAAAATTAAAAAAATTAGAAGATTTAGATATTGAATCAATTTTAAAAAAATTTAATTAAGTTATAAAATTTAGTTTTAAAAGTTAAATTTATAAAAAAATATTTTTTTGTTTTTTTTAATAAAATAACATTTTTTTATTTTTTAATGCATTTTTTTATAAAAATATTGTATAATTCATAAAGATATTTACATCTAAATTTAGAAAGGAATTACAATGAAATTTAATATTTCTAATTTAAAGAACATCAAGATTAATTTTTGTATTTCATTTAAATATATTTGAAATAATTTTTTTTATTGTAATTTTTCTAATTAAGTTCTAAAAATATTTAATATACAAGTCAAAAAATAATATTTTTGAAAAAAAAGAACTTTATTTTAGAAATAAGGTTCTTTTTTTTCAAAAATGCAAATCACAATATTTTAGTAATCTTAGGAGTTAAAATGAAAAAAAGAAACAAAAAATCTTTATTACTTTGAAGCATGTTAGTCGCTTCAACTTTACCATTTATTTCTATTTCATGTAGTTCATTAATAAGGCCTGAATTAGAAAGAAATGAATTATCAGTTTATTATGATAGTACAGGTACTGAAATTAAAAAGTTTTCAAAAGATTATTCTGCTGGTTTATATAAAATTTCAAATCATGATATGCATCTTTTAGCGCCTTCTTCACTTGTGGTTTTAGCCCTTGAGAATGAAACACAGTATGAAGTAAAAGAAACAAAAGCAAAAGATTCAATTTATAAGGAGCCAGAATACAAAGTAAAACAAGCAACACATTCATTTTATAGATTTGGTTTCAGTGAAAAAATTATTGTTACAACTAATGATGATAAAGTTGTAGTTTTTGACAATGACAAACATGAAATTATTCCTGAAAATAATGACAATTCCCCATTTTTAACTTTAAGTTCTAGTGATCCAAAGTCTATTAATAGTGTTTATTTTTTAAATATTCTTAAAAAAGCTAAAAAAATGCAATTTGTAATTAAGAAAAATGTACCATGAGTTCATTATAATGGTGAAAAATCTAATTTTAATATTGTTCCAATGGACTTTCTCTATGGGTGAAAAAGAACACTTTTGAGCTCTACAAAATATAGAAGACAACATGGTGGCTCAAAAGAATTAGATGAAAAAATTATAGTTGATGAAAAATTAGATGGAAATGGAACTTTTGGTGATAATAGTGTTTTATCTAATATGTATTTGCTAGATGTTTTCGGAATTAATAAAACAAATTTAGAAAATGAAAACACATTTTTAACTAAATATGATAATTCTGAAGATAAAGCTGTGACATTTTATGGAGAAGATAAACCTATTTTTGATAACTTTTTTAAGCAAGTTGTTGTAGATTCAACATTTTTTGCACCTATACCTAGTCAATTTATAGATATCAAAAATAAAGAAAAGGAAAGTGAATTAGATGAAAAAGCACTAAAACCTAAAGGTGAAGCACATAAATATGGAATTTATTGATATGGTAAAGATTATAAAGATGATTTACTTTATGCTTCAAGATATTTACCATTTTATTTGTCAATTAATAGGGATGAATATATAAGAAATAAATATTTCCCAGAAACAACATGACAAGACAAAGATAGAGAAGAACAATCCATTCAAAAAATAATTCATAAATATAACAAATATCCTGATGGTGTTCAATATTCTAATTCTATATTAAATAATTATGTTGAAGGTTCAAAAAGCATATTTAATCAATCAGAATATAACAATTTATCTTCATCAAATAAAAATATTCTTAATAAAAACAAAAAAGAAATTCGCTACAATAGTTCAGATGACAAAGATGAATTAAAAAGAATGTTTAATTTTTCCCTTATTCCTGGACCTATGAATTATTTACCTGAAAATAATAATTATGAAGGTGGGAAAGCGCCTAAAAAATGATATTTTAATGATGTTTTTGCTAAATTAGTTTATGGGACAGATTTAGATAAAATTGCTAATGGAGAAATGAATGTTGCAGAAAACGGATTAAATAAATATAGCTTAGCTTTTAGAACGATTTTGGATTCTTCATTTAATACATATAGTTTTGTAAAAAACAACAATACATCACTTGAACCATGAATTTCATTTGCCCCACCTGATAATATAATTGGTGGTAAAGATCAAGAACTAGCAAGTAAAAAAACATTTAGAGATTATTATGATGAATTAAATACACAATTTGCAATTAATCATAAAAATGAAGTTATTTATCAAAAAACTTTAAAAGATGAAAAAGAACATTACTCTAAGTTTTTGCATGATATTAAAACCCAATATAAAACACCGAAGTTTGAAGTTTTACAAAAAGCAATGAAAGAATTACTAGATGATTTTTACAAAACAAATAATATTGATTTAAATTCAAAAGTTGAATTTACTATTAATAATAGATATTTCAATGAACAGCCTTCTAGAATTCAAGCATTAGATGCTATTGCAAAAGTTTATCAGGAACTTGATCCAAGAATTCAAGTTAATACAATCACTTCTTTTGGTGCAAAGAAAAAAGATTATCTAAATATTTTGTTATCGCAATATGGAATTATCGAATTTTCTGGATGACATAGCGATTATGATGGTGCTGGTACATTTTTAGATGGTATGGTAAATAAGGGCGCACTTTTAGCTATAGCTTCACAGTTTGCATCTTTCAGTGAAGATCATAATTTGGTTAAAGTATTTCCTGAATTTTATAAATATTCTAAAAAACTTAAAAAATATTTTGATGATGAATTTAAAAAAGATGAAAATAATGCATATAAATTTATTGAATTTAGTAAATGAAAAAATGCAAGAAATTTAAGCGATTTTCAAATTGACAAAGTTAAATATTTAGTTGAAGGTGAAGAAGAAGAGGGTGAAGTTATTGATAATAGCATGGTTTTAATTCCTTTATTAAATGAAAAAAATGAAAATATTAACAATTTTTCAAAAAATGATTTAAACCAAAAGATTTATTTATCTAAATACTATGAAATTGAAGAAGAAAATGGAAAACCAAAATTAATTTACCATGATAATGTATTTGTAGGTGATAATGATATAAAAGAATTTTTCACTATGCCTACTTTTGAATGAAATGGAAAAACATATTTAGATGAAACACTAGTTAGAAAATTTACTATTGATGACAAAGAAGTGATAAAAGTTTATAGTCATGCAAGAAAAAAATGAGTTAATCCAGCAAGAACAATCGAATTCAGTGCTTTAGTTTCTATTTTTAACTTAAATTTCCAAAACGAAACCACAAATGATGAAATTATTAAGCTTTTCAAAGAAATTGTTGCTCTCACTGGTTTAGTACCTTTTGGTTTAGCTGTTGCATCTGATACACCTTCTGTTTTTTATGCTAAAGAAAATTTAATTATCCCTAAATCTCCATATAATTTATCACCAATTGGTAGTTATAGAATTAGAAAGGACAAAAAATAATGCTCAAATATTTTTTAAAGCGATTATTGCTAGCATTTTTAACATTTTTAATTATTGTTTTTATTGTTTATTTGATCCAGGCAGGCTTTGGTAAAAATCCTTTTTTACCTGAAGATTTTAAACCTAATTCAAAAAATGCAGCAAAAGATATTGCAGCTAGTCAAAAACTTGCTGCAGCACATGGTTTTAATTCAAATGTCTTTATTAGATTTTTTGTTTGATTTAAAAATCTCTTTTTTAAAGGAGATGCTGGAATTATTTATGGGCAAGAAAATGAATTTAGTCATAATATTCCTGCTTTGTTTTTTAAACCACTTAAGTGAACTATTATAGTTTCATTACCAAGCTTTATTCTTAGCCTTGTAATAGGAATAATTTTAGGAACTATCGCAGCATACAATAGAAAAAAAGCGATTGATTCTGCTATTGCTACTTTTGTAAGTATTTTTATAGCACTTCCTTCCTTTGTTATTGCACCTGCTCTAATTTTAATTTTTTCAAAAATGGGTTTACCTTCTGAATTTAAAGATCCACGAGATGTTTCTGGTTATGCCACATTTTTATCTTTAATTACACCAATTATTGTTTATACATTAGGATCATTAGCTGGTTATACTTTATTTATTAGAAATCAAGTAGTAAGTGTTTTAACTTCTAATCAAGTTTTAATTGCAAAAGCAAAAGGATTAACTAACTTCCAAATTTTTAGAAAACATGTTTTAAGAAATGCTTCTATTATTTTAGTAGGTGGTTTGATTCTTTCATATATTGGACTTTTAAGTGGTTCAATATTACTAGAGAGATTTTTTAGAATACCAGGTTCTTCAAATTTAATAATTCAATATACAACATCTGGTGAAATTAATGTTATTATGTTTTCACTTGCATTCTATACAGCACTTACATTATTTACTATGATAATTGCAGATATATCTTTTGTTTGAATGGACCCAAGAATTAAATTTGGAATGTCTAATAATTCAACTAGTTGATCTACAAGATTAAAAAATCATTTAATTAGAACAAGAACTTGAAAAATATCAGAAACAAAATTAGTGGCACCTAATTTACAAAAAGATATAGAAATAACAACAATTGAAGATGAGGTAGAAAATGAAAAATAAAAACAATAGTTATCCTAATGTTGATAAAGATTTATTAAGATTTTCTAACATTAATAAAGATCTTTTATTAAATTCACTTACTGTTGGAAAACCAAGAAAAATTGTTGTTGATATTTTTAAGAGATTTATCCAAAATAAATATGCAATGTTTGCAACTTTTGTTTTATTTGGTTTAATTTTAACAGCTATTATTTCATGAATTGTTTCACCTTTTAAAACAAATGAACCTATTTCTAAAGTTACAAGTAGTTTTATTACAAATTTAAGACCTAGTTTTGAAGGTAGGGTTGATTTTACTATTGATACAGAAAAATTAAACATCATTAGTGCAAAGTACCCTGAATTACTCCAAGGTGTTGAACCAAAATATGTAGCACCAAATGAATGAACTATTTATGTCAATCCTTATGAAATTATCAAAGTTTTATCTGATAAACAAAAAACATTACCAGCATTTTTTGGTACTGATTCATATGGAAGAGATATTTGACTTAGAACTTGAGTTGGTACATTAAATGCTTTAGGTATCGCGCTTGCAATAGCAATAATC
This Mesomycoplasma neurolyticum DNA region includes the following protein-coding sequences:
- a CDS encoding ABC transporter permease produces the protein MLKYFLKRLLLAFLTFLIIVFIVYLIQAGFGKNPFLPEDFKPNSKNAAKDIAASQKLAAAHGFNSNVFIRFFVWFKNLFFKGDAGIIYGQENEFSHNIPALFFKPLKWTIIVSLPSFILSLVIGIILGTIAAYNRKKAIDSAIATFVSIFIALPSFVIAPALILIFSKMGLPSEFKDPRDVSGYATFLSLITPIIVYTLGSLAGYTLFIRNQVVSVLTSNQVLIAKAKGLTNFQIFRKHVLRNASIILVGGLILSYIGLLSGSILLERFFRIPGSSNLIIQYTTSGEINVIMFSLAFYTALTLFTMIIADISFVWMDPRIKFGMSNNSTSWSTRLKNHLIRTRTWKISETKLVAPNLQKDIEITTIEDEVENEK
- a CDS encoding OppA family ABC transporter substrate-binding lipoprotein, whose protein sequence is MKKRNKKSLLLWSMLVASTLPFISISCSSLIRPELERNELSVYYDSTGTEIKKFSKDYSAGLYKISNHDMHLLAPSSLVVLALENETQYEVKETKAKDSIYKEPEYKVKQATHSFYRFGFSEKIIVTTNDDKVVVFDNDKHEIIPENNDNSPFLTLSSSDPKSINSVYFLNILKKAKKMQFVIKKNVPWVHYNGEKSNFNIVPMDFLYGWKRTLLSSTKYRRQHGGSKELDEKIIVDEKLDGNGTFGDNSVLSNMYLLDVFGINKTNLENENTFLTKYDNSEDKAVTFYGEDKPIFDNFFKQVVVDSTFFAPIPSQFIDIKNKEKESELDEKALKPKGEAHKYGIYWYGKDYKDDLLYASRYLPFYLSINRDEYIRNKYFPETTWQDKDREEQSIQKIIHKYNKYPDGVQYSNSILNNYVEGSKSIFNQSEYNNLSSSNKNILNKNKKEIRYNSSDDKDELKRMFNFSLIPGPMNYLPENNNYEGGKAPKKWYFNDVFAKLVYGTDLDKIANGEMNVAENGLNKYSLAFRTILDSSFNTYSFVKNNNTSLEPWISFAPPDNIIGGKDQELASKKTFRDYYDELNTQFAINHKNEVIYQKTLKDEKEHYSKFLHDIKTQYKTPKFEVLQKAMKELLDDFYKTNNIDLNSKVEFTINNRYFNEQPSRIQALDAIAKVYQELDPRIQVNTITSFGAKKKDYLNILLSQYGIIEFSGWHSDYDGAGTFLDGMVNKGALLAIASQFASFSEDHNLVKVFPEFYKYSKKLKKYFDDEFKKDENNAYKFIEFSKWKNARNLSDFQIDKVKYLVEGEEEEGEVIDNSMVLIPLLNEKNENINNFSKNDLNQKIYLSKYYEIEEENGKPKLIYHDNVFVGDNDIKEFFTMPTFEWNGKTYLDETLVRKFTIDDKEVIKVYSHARKKWVNPARTIEFSALVSIFNLNFQNETTNDEIIKLFKEIVALTGLVPFGLAVASDTPSVFYAKENLIIPKSPYNLSPIGSYRIRKDKK